In Synechococcus sp. CC9616, the following are encoded in one genomic region:
- the eno gene encoding phosphopyruvate hydratase: MIDSLDLVIDTIVAREVLDSRGNPTVEAEVLLEGGAMGRAIVPSGASTGAHEAHELRDGGSRYMGKGVSQAVTHIEERIAPALCGLSALDQAAVDAAMLELDGSDNKSNLGANAILAVSMATARAAANGLGIPLYRYLGGPLANLLPVPLMNVINGGAHAANSLDFQEFMLVPHGAPSFREALRMGTEVFHTLKGLLSAKGMSTAVGDEGGFAPDLGNVEAGEILVEAISKAGYKPGEQISLALDVASSEFFKDGRYAFDGGSYTSAEMVDQLEQLVEKFPIVSIEDGLDEDDWEGWKLLTERLGAKMQLVGDDLFVTNTKRLQQGIDNATANSILIKVNQIGSLTETLQAIDLAGRSGYTSVISHRSGETEDTTIADLSVATRAGQIKTGSLSRSERVAKYNQLLRIEDELGSQAIYAGAVGQGPRGRG; the protein is encoded by the coding sequence GTGATCGATTCCCTCGACCTCGTCATCGACACCATCGTGGCCCGTGAGGTGCTCGACTCACGCGGCAATCCGACTGTGGAGGCCGAGGTGCTGCTCGAGGGTGGGGCCATGGGGCGCGCCATCGTTCCCAGTGGCGCCAGCACCGGCGCACATGAGGCCCACGAACTTCGTGATGGCGGCTCTCGGTATATGGGCAAGGGGGTGAGTCAGGCCGTCACGCATATCGAGGAGCGCATTGCTCCAGCCCTCTGCGGACTGTCAGCCCTCGATCAGGCTGCTGTCGACGCGGCAATGCTTGAGCTTGACGGCAGCGACAACAAATCCAATCTCGGAGCCAACGCCATCCTTGCGGTGAGCATGGCCACTGCCCGCGCTGCCGCCAACGGTCTTGGCATCCCCCTTTATCGCTACCTGGGTGGACCATTGGCCAACCTGCTGCCGGTGCCGTTGATGAATGTGATCAACGGTGGCGCCCATGCCGCCAACAGCCTGGATTTCCAGGAGTTCATGCTGGTGCCCCACGGCGCACCCAGCTTCCGAGAAGCCCTGCGTATGGGGACCGAGGTGTTCCACACCCTCAAGGGATTGCTCAGCGCCAAAGGCATGAGCACCGCCGTTGGCGATGAAGGCGGTTTTGCACCCGATCTCGGCAACGTGGAAGCCGGGGAAATCCTGGTGGAGGCGATCAGCAAGGCCGGCTACAAACCGGGCGAACAGATCTCCCTGGCTCTGGATGTGGCCAGCAGCGAGTTTTTCAAGGACGGCCGTTATGCCTTTGATGGCGGCAGCTACACCAGCGCCGAGATGGTGGACCAGCTGGAGCAACTGGTGGAGAAATTCCCGATCGTCTCAATCGAAGACGGACTGGATGAAGACGACTGGGAGGGCTGGAAACTGCTCACCGAACGCCTCGGCGCCAAGATGCAACTGGTGGGCGACGACCTGTTCGTGACCAACACCAAACGGCTGCAGCAGGGCATCGACAACGCCACCGCGAACTCAATCCTGATCAAGGTGAACCAGATCGGTTCGCTCACCGAAACCCTGCAGGCAATCGATCTGGCGGGCCGCTCCGGCTACACCAGCGTGATCAGCCACCGCAGTGGAGAAACGGAAGACACCACGATCGCCGACCTGTCCGTCGCCACCCGTGCCGGCCAGATCAAGACCGGTTCGCTGAGCCGTAGCGAGCGGGTCGCGAAGTACAACCAGCTGCTGCGCATCGAGGACGAACTGGGCAGCCAGGCCATCTATGCCGGCGCTGTCGGGCAAGGCCCCAGAGGCCGCGGATGA
- the gloA gene encoding lactoylglutathione lyase, which translates to MRMLHTMLRVADLDRSLAFYTEVLGMTLLRRKDYPSGRFTLAFVGYGPESEQTVLELTHNWDTDSYSLGDAYGHIALGVDDIQSTCAGISSQGGRVVRQPGPMKHGSTVIAFVEDPDGYKVELIELASRSAA; encoded by the coding sequence ATGCGGATGCTGCACACCATGCTCCGGGTCGCAGACCTGGATCGCTCCCTGGCCTTTTACACCGAAGTGCTTGGCATGACCCTGCTGCGGCGCAAGGATTACCCAAGCGGACGCTTCACGCTGGCGTTTGTCGGCTACGGACCTGAGAGTGAGCAAACCGTTTTGGAACTGACCCACAACTGGGATACGGACTCCTATTCCCTTGGAGATGCTTACGGGCACATCGCCCTCGGTGTGGACGACATCCAGAGCACCTGTGCCGGCATCTCCAGTCAGGGTGGCCGTGTGGTTCGGCAACCCGGGCCGATGAAACACGGCAGCACCGTGATCGCTTTTGTTGAGGATCCGGATGGCTACAAGGTGGAATTGATTGAACTCGCCTCCCGCTCTGCTGCCTGA
- a CDS encoding AarF/ABC1/UbiB kinase family protein, with amino-acid sequence MLLARRLAALPRMMRALTIWRTVLTLLALLWWDGQRWTYRGEALPEQRAARQKRRARWLTAELIHLGSAFIKLGQLLSARPDILPAGWVEELTALQDSVPAFGFDRVQTMLEEELGQRCAEVIDLDPEPLGAASLAQVHRASLRSGRQVVLKVQRPGLEDLFRLDLEVMQQVAAVLQRHPSWGRGRDWPAMARECRRVLLRELDFRVEAQYAARFRQQFLDDNRVRVPGVVWELSTRRVLCLDYLPGIKVNDRDALVAADIDPSAVAEIGAASYLQQLVRYGFFHADPHPGNLAVASDGALIYYDFGMMGLLSDGLRRRLGSMVRAAAARDAAALVEEMQAAGVITGGIDVGPVRRLVRMMLQEALTPPFTANVIDKLSGDLYDLVYGQPFRLPVELIFVMRALSTFEGVGRTLDPAFSLVAIAKPYLLPLMTSSGPGSNDLLNELGRQVGAISTRAVALPRRLDESLERLEQGDLQLQVRLGESDRQFRRMTLAQQSIGQSVLLGCLALSAAILGASTNPIWSVAPIAAALPVSLGWFRMQVKLRRDQRLDQLPSANR; translated from the coding sequence ATGCTCTTGGCGCGACGGCTGGCTGCTCTGCCCAGAATGATGCGTGCTCTGACGATCTGGAGGACCGTTCTCACCCTCCTGGCCCTGCTCTGGTGGGACGGACAACGCTGGACCTATCGGGGTGAGGCGTTGCCGGAACAGCGGGCCGCTCGTCAAAAACGAAGAGCCCGTTGGCTCACCGCGGAGTTGATTCATCTGGGCTCGGCGTTCATCAAGCTTGGCCAGCTGTTGTCCGCACGCCCCGACATTCTTCCTGCGGGCTGGGTGGAGGAGCTCACGGCTCTTCAGGACAGCGTTCCCGCCTTCGGGTTTGATCGCGTTCAGACGATGCTGGAGGAGGAGCTTGGGCAGCGATGCGCAGAGGTGATCGATCTGGATCCGGAGCCTTTGGGTGCCGCATCCTTGGCTCAGGTGCATCGCGCCAGCCTGCGCAGCGGTCGCCAGGTGGTGCTGAAGGTGCAGCGTCCTGGGCTGGAGGACTTGTTTCGCCTTGATCTTGAGGTGATGCAGCAGGTGGCTGCGGTGCTTCAGCGCCATCCGAGCTGGGGTCGAGGTCGGGATTGGCCTGCAATGGCACGCGAGTGTCGCCGGGTTCTGCTTCGGGAACTCGATTTTCGGGTTGAGGCCCAGTACGCAGCCCGGTTCCGTCAGCAGTTCCTCGACGACAACCGTGTCCGGGTTCCCGGCGTGGTCTGGGAACTCAGCACCCGGCGGGTGCTGTGTCTTGATTACCTGCCCGGGATCAAGGTCAACGATCGCGACGCGCTGGTGGCGGCGGACATCGACCCCAGTGCTGTGGCTGAGATCGGTGCCGCCAGCTACCTACAGCAACTGGTCCGGTATGGCTTTTTTCACGCGGATCCTCATCCCGGCAACCTTGCAGTGGCCAGTGATGGCGCCCTGATCTACTACGACTTCGGGATGATGGGCCTGCTGTCCGATGGCCTGCGTCGTCGCCTTGGATCCATGGTGCGAGCTGCAGCAGCCAGGGATGCGGCAGCTCTGGTGGAGGAAATGCAGGCGGCTGGGGTGATCACCGGTGGCATTGATGTGGGGCCTGTTCGCAGGCTCGTGCGCATGATGCTCCAGGAGGCATTGACGCCTCCTTTCACCGCCAATGTGATCGACAAGTTGTCTGGTGATCTTTACGACCTGGTTTATGGCCAGCCGTTTCGACTTCCCGTTGAGTTGATCTTCGTGATGCGGGCCTTATCCACCTTTGAGGGGGTGGGCCGAACGCTGGATCCTGCTTTTAGCCTTGTTGCCATTGCCAAGCCGTACCTACTGCCCCTGATGACTTCCAGCGGACCCGGGTCCAACGATCTCCTGAACGAACTTGGCCGTCAGGTCGGCGCCATCAGCACCCGAGCGGTGGCGTTGCCCAGGCGTCTCGATGAAAGCCTGGAACGCCTTGAGCAGGGAGATCTGCAACTACAGGTTCGTCTGGGGGAATCCGATCGTCAGTTCAGGCGCATGACGTTGGCCCAGCAGTCCATCGGCCAATCGGTGCTGCTGGGATGTCTTGCGCTGTCAGCGGCCATCCTTGGAGCCAGCACGAATCCGATCTGGTCCGTCGCTCCGATTGCGGCGGCCCTGCCGGTCAGCCTCGGCTGGTTCCGTATGCAGGTCAAATTGCGACGGGATCAGCGCTTGGATCAGTTGCCCAGCGCCAACCGCTGA
- the coaE gene encoding dephospho-CoA kinase (Dephospho-CoA kinase (CoaE) performs the final step in coenzyme A biosynthesis.), whose protein sequence is MQRRIGLTGGIASGKSRVGRLLEAYGWPVLDADSYAREALAAGSDATLEVLKRWGDAVRAPDEPLGLNRAALGRIVFSEIEARRWLEQLVHPVVRRRFEQDLKGLSEAPCIVLMIPLLFEAGQTDLCSEVWLVDCEEEQQLERLMQRDGLSEKEAQLRIKAQWPLSRKRPLADRIIDNRGPDTALNETVKALLAAG, encoded by the coding sequence ATGCAACGCCGCATCGGGCTCACCGGCGGCATCGCCAGCGGCAAAAGCCGTGTGGGCCGCCTGCTGGAAGCGTATGGCTGGCCTGTACTCGACGCCGACAGCTACGCCCGGGAAGCCCTGGCAGCTGGCAGCGACGCCACGCTTGAAGTGCTGAAACGCTGGGGAGATGCCGTGCGCGCGCCTGATGAACCGCTCGGCCTGAACCGGGCTGCCCTGGGACGCATCGTGTTTTCGGAAATCGAAGCGCGGCGGTGGCTGGAGCAACTGGTGCACCCGGTGGTGCGTCGACGTTTCGAACAGGACCTCAAAGGACTGTCGGAAGCGCCCTGCATCGTGCTGATGATTCCGCTTCTGTTCGAAGCGGGTCAGACCGACCTTTGCAGTGAGGTGTGGCTGGTGGACTGCGAGGAAGAGCAGCAACTGGAACGGCTGATGCAGCGGGATGGGCTTTCAGAGAAGGAGGCTCAGCTGCGTATCAAGGCGCAATGGCCCCTGAGCAGGAAGCGTCCCCTCGCCGATCGGATCATCGACAACCGAGGACCGGACACAGCGTTGAATGAAACAGTAAAAGCACTGCTGGCGGCGGGATGA
- the argJ gene encoding bifunctional glutamate N-acetyltransferase/amino-acid acetyltransferase ArgJ, with protein sequence MWPVSRSAVVAVADSPWRRCTGGVTAAKGFQAGGISAGLKVSGRPDLAVVVAPEQAVCAGCFTTSCVRAACVDLCSERLQQTAGHARAVLINSGQANACTGDRGLVDSLRITRVLADQLGCSEELVLICSTGVIGVPIPMPNLLAGMQPLLADFTEDGGDRAAAAILTTDLVDKQIALEAQLGDRTVRIGGMAKGSGMIHPDMATMLAFLTCDAAVEPALWQSMVRRAVSRSFNAITVDGDTSTNDTVLAFAAGEPLAEPDHAQLELGLTQAMQELACAIARDGEGATCLIEVRVEGAVDEASALQIARTICGSSLVKTAVHGRDPNWGRIVAAAGRSGVRFNPEDVALWIGEHQLMASGQPLPFDRQAASDVLRGKDVLIRLKLMEGSAEARAWGCDLSDQYVRINADYTT encoded by the coding sequence ATGTGGCCAGTCTCACGCTCCGCCGTGGTTGCAGTGGCTGACTCTCCCTGGCGACGCTGTACCGGTGGCGTCACAGCAGCGAAGGGATTTCAGGCCGGCGGCATCTCCGCGGGCCTGAAGGTTTCCGGCAGGCCTGATCTCGCCGTTGTCGTGGCTCCGGAGCAAGCGGTCTGTGCCGGCTGCTTCACCACGTCCTGTGTGCGTGCCGCCTGCGTCGATCTCTGCAGCGAACGCCTTCAACAAACCGCAGGCCATGCCAGGGCTGTGCTGATCAATTCCGGACAGGCGAATGCCTGCACCGGTGACCGGGGACTGGTGGACAGCCTCAGAATCACGCGGGTTCTCGCTGACCAGCTCGGTTGTTCCGAGGAGCTGGTTCTGATCTGCTCCACCGGGGTGATCGGTGTGCCGATACCAATGCCCAACTTGCTTGCTGGGATGCAGCCACTGCTGGCCGATTTCACGGAAGACGGTGGCGATCGCGCGGCGGCTGCCATTCTCACAACCGATCTGGTGGACAAGCAGATCGCCCTGGAGGCGCAGCTCGGCGATCGGACCGTTCGAATCGGCGGGATGGCCAAGGGCTCGGGAATGATTCACCCGGACATGGCCACGATGCTCGCCTTCCTCACATGCGATGCCGCCGTTGAGCCGGCGCTTTGGCAGTCGATGGTGCGCCGTGCCGTCAGTCGTTCCTTCAACGCCATCACCGTGGATGGCGACACCAGCACCAACGACACCGTTCTCGCCTTTGCGGCCGGTGAACCTCTCGCAGAGCCCGACCATGCGCAGCTGGAGCTCGGGTTGACGCAAGCGATGCAGGAGCTGGCCTGCGCGATTGCCCGGGATGGGGAAGGGGCCACCTGCCTGATCGAGGTGCGGGTGGAAGGGGCTGTGGATGAAGCATCGGCGTTGCAGATCGCCCGTACGATCTGCGGTTCATCGCTGGTGAAAACCGCCGTACATGGTCGCGATCCCAACTGGGGCAGGATCGTGGCCGCGGCCGGGCGCTCTGGGGTGCGCTTCAACCCGGAGGATGTGGCGTTGTGGATCGGTGAACATCAGCTGATGGCTTCGGGTCAGCCCTTGCCGTTCGATCGCCAGGCCGCCAGCGATGTGTTGCGCGGCAAGGACGTGCTGATCCGGTTGAAGCTCATGGAGGGATCGGCCGAGGCCAGGGCATGGGGATGTGATCTCTCGGATCAGTACGTGCGCATCAACGCTGACTACACAACCTGA
- a CDS encoding ATP-dependent Clp protease ATP-binding subunit translates to MREPAPIRGSLTQEPDRFSDEAWELLLSSQDVARRWRHAQLDVEHLIQVLFSDPAFRRWVSPLSVQPDALLDRLEDVLAQQPQERVEALFVGDDLEELLDAAERARQRWGSRLIDVPHVLIALGRDPRIGAELLEALGLPADRLEAELQRPAPRPAQPPREATFNPVPAPVATTSPVPAPTSAPPASPPVPSAAPAEPELAREPTPLESYGRDLTAEAEVGDLDPVIGRDAEIRNLIKVLSRRSKNNPVLIGAPGVGKTAIAELLAQRIVSGEVPESLQNLRLVALDLGALIAGAKFRGQFEERLRAVLDEVSGADSGVVLFIDELHTVVGSDRSSTDAGSLLKPALARGDLRCIGATTPEDYRRTVEKDPALNRRFQQVLIREPDLDLSLEILRGLKERYELHHGVTITDEAIQVANRLADRYISDRCLPDKAIDLIDEAAAQLKIEVTSKPQVVEEAEAELRRVELALLAAEQAPEEERIQLQRNRLDVSARLEDLRRRWQEERAQLEELGLLLQQDEDLRHAIAEAEREGDLEEAARLQYDQLRTVQQRREELEMSQAQAQAAGTALLREQVEAGDIADLVARWTGIPVQRLLAGERRKLLALESHLGERVIGQAEAVTAVAAAIRRARAGMKDPRRPVGSFLFLGPTGVGKTELAKALAAFLFDEEDALVRLDMSEFMERNAVARLIGAPPGYVGYEEGGQLTEAVRRRPYAVLLLDEVEKAHPDVFNLLLQVLDDGRLTDSQGRTVDFRHTVVVMTSNLASRAILDQARQEHWDDEALQQQVDEALADQFRPEFLNRIDEVIRFRPLQVDDLVRIVRLQLADLSSLLAEQGLSLVVEDSVAEAMARQGYEPEYGARPLQRVMRRQLENPLATQLLEERFSGATGVCVRAGDSAEAPFVFEPA, encoded by the coding sequence ATGCGCGAACCCGCTCCGATCAGGGGCAGCCTCACCCAGGAACCGGATCGCTTCAGCGATGAGGCCTGGGAGCTGTTGCTGTCGAGTCAGGACGTTGCCCGTCGTTGGCGCCATGCCCAGCTGGATGTGGAGCACCTGATTCAGGTGTTGTTCAGCGACCCAGCTTTTCGACGCTGGGTGTCTCCCCTGTCGGTGCAGCCGGATGCCCTCCTGGATCGTCTCGAGGATGTGCTGGCGCAGCAGCCACAGGAGCGCGTGGAGGCGTTGTTCGTCGGAGACGACCTCGAGGAGTTGCTCGATGCTGCGGAGCGGGCCCGCCAGCGCTGGGGATCCCGTCTGATCGACGTTCCTCACGTTCTGATCGCTCTGGGACGAGACCCCCGCATCGGTGCGGAACTGCTCGAAGCCCTGGGGTTGCCTGCGGATCGACTCGAAGCGGAGCTGCAGCGCCCCGCGCCGCGGCCCGCGCAGCCGCCCCGTGAGGCGACCTTCAATCCCGTTCCAGCTCCGGTTGCCACCACATCACCGGTTCCCGCTCCCACGTCAGCGCCTCCTGCAAGTCCTCCAGTTCCATCAGCAGCCCCTGCGGAACCGGAGCTGGCGCGGGAACCGACCCCGTTGGAGTCCTACGGCCGAGACCTCACGGCTGAAGCGGAAGTTGGTGATCTCGACCCCGTGATCGGGCGCGATGCGGAAATTCGCAACCTGATTAAGGTCCTGTCCCGTCGCAGCAAGAACAACCCCGTGCTGATCGGTGCTCCTGGGGTTGGCAAGACCGCGATTGCCGAGCTGCTCGCCCAGCGCATTGTCTCCGGCGAGGTGCCTGAATCCCTTCAGAATCTGAGGCTTGTCGCGCTGGATCTTGGGGCTCTGATCGCTGGGGCCAAATTTCGCGGTCAATTCGAGGAGCGCCTTCGAGCGGTGTTGGACGAGGTCAGCGGTGCCGATTCAGGAGTGGTGCTATTCATCGACGAACTGCACACCGTCGTCGGCAGCGATCGCAGCAGCACGGACGCCGGCAGCCTGCTCAAGCCGGCTCTCGCCCGCGGGGACCTCCGCTGCATCGGTGCGACCACTCCGGAGGACTACCGCAGGACGGTGGAGAAGGATCCGGCGCTCAATCGCCGTTTTCAGCAGGTGTTGATCCGGGAGCCGGATCTGGATCTGAGCCTCGAGATCCTGCGGGGGCTCAAGGAGCGATATGAACTTCACCATGGCGTCACCATCACCGACGAGGCGATTCAGGTGGCGAACCGCCTTGCGGATCGATACATCAGTGATCGCTGCCTTCCGGACAAAGCCATTGATCTCATCGATGAGGCTGCCGCTCAGCTGAAGATTGAGGTGACCTCCAAGCCCCAAGTGGTTGAGGAGGCCGAGGCCGAACTGCGTCGCGTGGAGCTGGCTCTTCTGGCTGCGGAACAGGCCCCGGAAGAGGAGCGCATCCAGCTGCAGCGCAATCGCTTGGATGTGTCAGCCAGGCTTGAGGACCTGCGTCGGCGTTGGCAGGAGGAGAGAGCCCAGCTGGAGGAACTCGGCCTCCTGCTTCAACAGGATGAGGATCTGCGTCATGCCATCGCCGAAGCGGAACGCGAGGGAGACCTGGAGGAGGCGGCACGGTTGCAGTACGACCAGCTGCGCACCGTTCAGCAGCGGCGCGAGGAACTCGAGATGTCACAGGCCCAGGCTCAGGCAGCCGGCACGGCCCTGCTGCGTGAGCAGGTTGAAGCTGGCGACATTGCGGATCTGGTAGCGCGCTGGACAGGGATCCCGGTACAGCGGCTGCTGGCCGGTGAACGGCGCAAGCTGCTTGCCCTTGAATCGCATCTCGGCGAGCGCGTCATTGGTCAGGCGGAGGCCGTAACAGCCGTAGCGGCAGCGATCCGTCGTGCCAGGGCTGGCATGAAGGATCCTCGGCGGCCCGTGGGTTCGTTCCTGTTTCTTGGCCCGACCGGGGTTGGCAAGACCGAATTGGCCAAGGCTCTGGCAGCGTTTCTCTTCGATGAGGAAGACGCTCTGGTGCGTCTCGATATGAGCGAATTCATGGAGCGCAATGCCGTCGCTCGCTTGATTGGAGCTCCCCCTGGGTATGTGGGTTACGAGGAGGGCGGCCAGCTCACCGAAGCGGTGCGACGTCGTCCCTATGCAGTGCTGCTTCTCGATGAGGTTGAGAAAGCCCACCCGGATGTGTTCAATCTGCTTCTCCAGGTGCTGGATGACGGACGACTCACGGATTCGCAGGGACGCACCGTGGATTTCCGCCACACCGTGGTCGTGATGACCAGCAACTTGGCCAGTCGCGCCATCCTCGATCAGGCCCGACAGGAGCATTGGGATGATGAGGCCTTGCAGCAGCAGGTTGATGAAGCTTTGGCGGACCAGTTCCGACCAGAGTTCCTCAACCGGATTGATGAGGTGATCCGCTTCCGGCCTCTGCAGGTTGATGACCTGGTGAGGATCGTGCGCTTGCAGCTGGCTGATCTCTCCTCCCTGCTGGCCGAGCAGGGGCTATCGCTTGTGGTGGAGGATTCCGTTGCGGAAGCCATGGCCCGTCAGGGTTATGAGCCGGAATACGGCGCCAGACCACTGCAGCGGGTGATGCGTCGCCAGCTCGAGAATCCTTTGGCCACCCAGTTGCTTGAAGAACGATTCAGCGGAGCGACTGGCGTGTGTGTGCGTGCCGGGGACAGCGCCGAGGCTCCCTTTGTCTTTGAACCGGCTTGA